Genomic window (Musa acuminata AAA Group cultivar baxijiao chromosome BXJ1-9, Cavendish_Baxijiao_AAA, whole genome shotgun sequence):
gagcagcccagtgTCTCATGAccttccactttcatcaatttcggaGAATGGTGGCAATGAAGATAATGTTAGTTGTGCTGAATCATGGGCTTCTGCTTTAATTTCTGAGCTGGAGCATTTCAAATGTGGAAAACTCACTGCACCATCATGCaaaagtgttggaatatcagaattAAGTTTGATGGATGATTTTGTTGAGATGGAGAAACTAGCAGTAATTACTGTGGATAAACATTTTGAAAGTTCATTCAGTACGTTGAGAGATAACAATGAATGTGTGGCCACTAAAGAATCTTGTACAGAACCTGATCTATCAGAAGAAACAGATAAGGAGCTTGTTGCAATCAAGGATCTCTCTCACTTTGGTGAAACAAACAATGAAACTCAAGTTAAGGAGTTGTCACTAGAAAACTATCCTATTTGGCTACAGGATATTTTAAGGGTCATTTTAAAAAAGCACCATATTATGCAAAAAAGTTTAAATGCCATTCTTGATGATGTTAGAGCTGCTCTGGGTGATGGGGATGGTTCTATTGAGCCAAAATATTCAAATACCCTACACTGCAATGACAAATTACCTCAGCAACCTAAAAACACTTCAGCAGATACATTTGATGGAGCAATCAGTACACACCTTAAAAGCAGTATCCAACTTTGTCAGTCAGTCTTGGAGAAACCTGTCCTCAAGCTTATTGAATTGGTTGAGGGAATCATTCAGAGAAATATTAAAAGTAAAAATGGTCGACATGGATTATCTATAGACAATGAAGGTGCTTCTTTAGCAAATAGATACATTGCTCGTGCATTTCTTTGGGAAGGTTCTGAACTCACTACTATTTTAGAGAATTTTGTTGCTGTATGTAATGATCTATTGCATGGGAAGGTTGATCTTCAACAGCTCACCGCTGAAGTAACTTCAACTCTGGACTGGATTATAAACCACTGTTTTTCCCTTCAAGATGTTTCAGACATGAAAGAGACTGTCAGGAAGCACATGAATGCAGATGAATCATACAGTGACAATGAACTAAAAGCTCTAACATACACAACCAAGGCTATAGATAAGTTAGATACACATGAAGAATCCTCTATTTCCGAAGAGAGAAATATACCATCATCCTCAACAAATGCTCTGTACATCTTATCCAGAATGGAAGATATTGAATCCAAACTGAGAGACGAAAATGAACGACTGAAACATGAGATCATGGGTATGGAGTCTATAAAGAATGATTTGGAGGTAATGCTTAAAACATCTAGTGCTAAGAATGAAGAATTGATAGCTCAGATCCACCAATCAGAAGAAAGCATTTCCAATTTACAAGCAGAACTAGCAAGACTTAAGGAATCCAAGGTAAAGATTGAAGACCAGATTATAAGCCAAAATTTGACTAATGAAGACCTAGAAACACAACTAACAGTTGCAAAGGCTGAGTTGAATgaggttcgtcagaagttcttagCCCTTGAAGTTGAGCTGGAACAAAAAAGTAATTGCTGTGAAGAATTAGAGGCAACCTGTCTTGAACTACAGCTTCAGTTAGAAAGGTGTGAACAATTTATTTTGTGTGCTCTCTTTTATTCAAAATTCTGCAGATGCCATCTGAGATCTTTAATCTTGTTTGACACAGTGCTTCATCGAAAGAAACTTCCAAAGATATGCGCccagaagaaaagaaaatccaAGCAGTAAGCTCTGTTAAATCACTTTCTGAGTTAAAAGACTATCTTAATCTTACTGCTTCATTTACAGTATTCCTGAAAGCAGAAGTGAGAATATTTGGAAGGCATTGTCCATAGTTTTATTCATTTAACTGAGTCAATATGTTATTTTATGCTGATTGAGACGAAGCTCAAATTTACAAATTTGCATGTTATCTGCAGTTATATAATTTATTAATGTAAATTGATCTTATTTTGCAGTTACGGGTACACTGTTAATGAGAAATGGGTAATAATTACTTGGTCTGGGGTTATGAATGTAGGTCTTCAAAACCAACTGGATTTTTACCAGTTGAAACCAAAACAGGGTGCAGAACTCAATTTATGAGGTGGTACCAGTTTATACTGGCCGTACTGCTCAGGAAGTTGATTGAACCAGGCATACCATGTGGTTTTGGAATGGTACATCCACCGAACCAGGTGGTATGCCTATGGTCTAATTTCCAGCCCATCCCACCTCTTTTCCCACCTGGGACCTCCTTTCTCCTCTCATTCTTTTCTCACTCTCTTTCAGCCTCTCATTCTCCTGCTTTgtcaaatcaatcttggagacttAATTCTCATCCAAATTAAGCTAGGATCTTATGGAAGATTAGCTATTTCTCCAATCTAGGGTAAACTCAAAATTGAGGCTAAATCTATAGTATTATTTCTTATCTTACTTTTAAATCACCGTTCTTGTTTAATTTACATGTCTTTATGTTTTTCTCATGATTTCATGGTTAGGTTCATGCTTATTTAACTACATGTCTGCATAAATTTGTTTTGAAGCCTTACTTTTATTGTTTAAATCAGATCTTCCCATTTCTAGCATAGGTCTACTTGGGAATTTGTTAAGGTCTACACTATCTGTGAACATTTTGGCTGAAACTGCCAAGATCAAGGATCTTGGTAGATTCATCTTGCGAATCTTGGCAGATTTGGCTAGCCGATCTTGTTAGATTCTTGGTCTTGGTTGGAGCCGCAAAGAACTTGGCGGATCCAGACTAAACTCATCAAGATAAACACACGTATCTTCGTCGGACCTACCAAGAAATTTTAGTTTAGTTTGTTGTAGTTTTCTACTTTAGCACTAtcatcaatttgataaatcaaataTTAAAAGTTCAGCTGCTGCCATAGTAAGTTAAAATGCTTTATGATGCTATGGTTTTCCACATTTTTAAGTCACTTATGGATGTACGAACTTAGCTTTATGTGGCATCTATTTCCAACGGTTCTAGGAACATTGTTATTTTCAATCCACACAACATGGACTCTGGTAGCAAAGAAAATACTAAATATAACCTCTTCAGGTTATATTAATTTAGTATTGTTGAAATAAACATATTATTGATGCATATTCTTGTCACAACTTTATAGTTTAATGGTGGCTACATTATGGAAGATCAgtatctaatttaaagaaaattatTAGGTGAGTCTTCTTGTAGATCGTATCATCCAGCCGTTAAAAATATATGGTCCAGTTCCTTGATTCACATAAAACTTTGTATCATCAGCATGTACAAATGTTAGGAGAATTTGGTCTACATGTATTATAATATGTGTTTGCAGTTACAACACCTAACTTGGTATAGAAACAGAGGAGGCTGAGGTTGACTCATTTGATTCCCAATTTGTGAAAGATGATTTAGATCCTATTGCTAGGGGCAATCCCACCTACTAATTGTAGAAATTAGTTAGAAGACTATTGCTATTCCAATCCACTAGTGTGGCACACATATTATCAATATTATATATGCCTTCAGGGCAATTTCAATACTAGATTTTGCAAAATTATCATGTTGACCTCCTGCAACCACATAACACACCTCCTAATGCACCATAAcatttgttttgttatttgattAGGCATGTCATATTGGTGTGTACTGTGcagtataaattttatgatagttaTATGAGTTCAATATTTGATAGCTCTTATTACTGGAAATTTGTATTAAGATTAGTATGATGTTATGtgatatataaatcataatagttcttaaattatatataaagataCAAAATTAAGgcaaaagcagaaaaaatcaagaATAGCTGCCTGATTTTGATATTAGGTCGTTTGGTAAGTGCTGACCTATCTTGACCAAGTGTTGGTACGAGGAGGTATCAGTACCGTAACAATCCATCTAATGTCAGTCCTTGACGACTTTGTTTTGTGGTCAATACAGAGGAACTGATGATGTGTTAACTGGATCAGCCCTATGGTTGCCTTGAAAAATGCTCAAAGGGGATTTGTTCTAAGGATCACCTCACATCAGTCAAAATTGCGAAGGATCAGCCAAATCCTAGCCTATCTCACCCTGGGTCTATCGATCTGTACGTACTGGCTTAGATTAGTGTGGTTATAATTGATTATAACTGTCACAGGGTTACTTATGACAGTTATAGCGAAGATTTGTGAGAAGGTAAAACTAATGCTGATTTTACACACTCTTGAATCAAAGTTGTGATTTGAAGTCATGTGAATTTGATTCTCAACTAGTGGCACCTAACTTTTAACTTTATTGCTTTAGTTGCACCAATAACATATCATGATTatgaaatttttttgctagcAAGAACTAAAAATTATATCTCTATGATCTTGCAGGAATGTGAtatagttgcagcttcagaaaaactTGCCGCTTGCCAAGAAACCATCTTAAACCTAGGGAAGCAATTGAAAGCATTGGCATCACCGAAAGATGCATCTCTATTTGACAAGGTGATATGTAGTCCTGCTGCTTCGAAATCAAACCATTGGCCCAAATCACTCGATAATATGAAATCAGAGGGTTATTCAAAAAATGAGGAGGGTAACTCTCCGAACAAGAAGCAAATCGTATGCACCGAAGCACCAAATCCACCATTTTCGGCTTCCAAGAACCCAAATGCAGATTTGCTATATGAACACAAGATCCA
Coding sequences:
- the LOC135585251 gene encoding filament-like plant protein 7 is translated as MDNKTWIWKKRSTEKNIEKEKALELERSLEDLNEQLSSVLTESNAKDDLLAKQAKVTEEAIAGWEKAEAQALYLKQQLDDALFQKKSAEERVIETDVALKECMQQLRVVKQDQQLFINNAAFKISREQEKIGMLEQRLIETNKRLTELVIENGNLNRIIEVKEQLLKELSESISKSESKLTEVITRLDSSEKFNASLKYEVCILQKEIEIRNEEREFNRRSADAAHRQHLESIKKIAKLETECQKLRVMVRKRLPGPAALAKMRNEVEILSEYAIETRKKRTEIGLENFYDTSSKDMTSLVVRLRAIQDENKILKESLTKKNNELQASRIMFARTASKLSQVETQLEELSKGQACFELAKSSPVSHDLPLSSISENGGNEDNVSCAESWASALISELEHFKCGKLTAPSCKSVGISELSLMDDFVEMEKLAVITVDKHFESSFSTLRDNNECVATKESCTEPDLSEETDKELVAIKDLSHFGETNNETQVKELSLENYPIWLQDILRVILKKHHIMQKSLNAILDDVRAALGDGDGSIEPKYSNTLHCNDKLPQQPKNTSADTFDGAISTHLKSSIQLCQSVLEKPVLKLIELVEGIIQRNIKSKNGRHGLSIDNEGASLANRYIARAFLWEGSELTTILENFVAVCNDLLHGKVDLQQLTAEVTSTLDWIINHCFSLQDVSDMKETVRKHMNADESYSDNELKALTYTTKAIDKLDTHEESSISEERNIPSSSTNALYILSRMEDIESKLRDENERLKHEIMGMESIKNDLEVMLKTSSAKNEELIAQIHQSEESISNLQAELARLKESKVKIEDQIISQNLTNEDLETQLTVAKAELNEVRQKFLALEVELEQKSNCCEELEATCLELQLQLESASSKETSKDMRPEEKKIQAECDIVAASEKLAACQETILNLGKQLKALASPKDASLFDKVICSPAASKSNHWPKSLDNMKSEGYSKNEEGNSPNKKQIVCTEAPNPPFSASKNPNADLLYEHKIHINHPPAAASDNPNANLSLNKMNESPIKCITQPSPEKSLGELSGLTDSSKQKGGPDVGMLMVVPKRQGGLSFLRKLLLRRKRSSFKKFALPLGA